A single Populus nigra chromosome 13, ddPopNigr1.1, whole genome shotgun sequence DNA region contains:
- the LOC133670685 gene encoding protein SIEVE ELEMENT OCCLUSION B-like has translation MASGLPFGLPAPSASTMNQQLIRSDRSMITMSDDNVMMKQIVETHAPDGREVDVKPLLHLVEDILKRATLQTDTSLTTSQAHAESEDKTNHANFAVMLDSLSYTIDRISCEIAYKGGADGHATTVQLFNMLASYSWDAKLVLTLAAFALNYGEFWLLAQIYSSNQLAKSMAILKQLPNILEHSGPLKPRFDALNNLIKVMMDVTRCVVEFKDLPPTYISHEVSALSAAMAHVPTAVYWTVRSVLACAAQITSLTTMGYEFSISTTKAWELSTLAHKLSNILEHLRKQLATCYQYIDEKRNVEAYQMLLNLFEMIHIDNMKVLKALIYAKDDIQPLMDGSNKRRVHLDVLRRKNVLLLISGLDISNDELAILEQIYNESSHHGTRLDSQYDLVWIPITDHSVQWTDPLKEKFESLQNSMPWYTVYHPSLIDKAAIRFIKEVWHFRNKPILVVLDPQGKVVSPNALHMMWIWGSNAFPFTSLREESLWREETWRLELLVDGIDPVILNWIKEEKYIFMYGGDDVEWVRKFTNTARAVAQAASIPLEMVYVGKSRKREQIRRVMGTINVEKLSYAWQDLTMIWFFWTRLESMLFSKIQLGKVDDHDPMMQAIKKLLSYDREGGWAVLSKGSSVVVNGHGTTVLPTLVEYDLWKEQVPVKGFDLAFQEHHENLHDIVHPCSRFEFPITAGRIPETLKCPECNRSMEKFTTFLCCHDALLQ, from the exons ATGGCATCAGGTCTCCCGTTCGGGCTCCCTGCCCCCTCAGCATCTACGATGAACCAGCAACTGATCAGGAGTGACCGCAGCATGATTACGATGTCTGATGACAATGTGATGATGAAACAAATTGTAGAAACTCATGCTCCTGATGGCCGAGAGGTTGATGTTAAGCCTCTTCTTCACCTTGTTGAAGACATCCTCAAACGAGCCACCCTGCAAACCGATACCTCTCTAACG ACTTCCCAAGCCCATGCTGAATCGGAGGACAAGACCAATCATGCCAATTTCGCTGTCATGCTCGATTCGCTTTCGTATACTATTGACAGAATTTCCTGCGAG ATTGCCTATAAGGGTGGGGCAGACGGGCACGCAACAACTGTCCAACTTTTCAACATGCTAGCAAGCTATTCCTGGGATGCCAAACTGGTTCTGACCTTGGCAGCTTTTGCTTTGAATTATGGAGAGTTTTGGCTGCTTGCCCAGATTTACTCTTCAAATCAACTTGCCAAATCCATGGCAATTCTCAAGCAATTGCCTAACATCCTGGAACACTCAGGGCCCTTGAAACCTCGTTTCGATGCCCTTAACAATCTGATCAAGGTTATGATGGACGTGACTAGATGCGTGGTTGAGTTCAAGGATTTACCGCCAACTTACATTTCCCATGAAGTGTCAGCGTTGTCCGCAGCCATGGCCCATGTCCCTACTGCTGTCTACTGGACCGTAAGGAGTGTTCTGGCTTGTGCGGCTCAGATTACCAGCCTCACTACCATGGGATATGA GTTTTCAATATCAACCACTAAGGCATGGGAGCTATCCACCTTGGCTCACAAACTCAGCAACATACTTGAGCATCTGAGGAAGCAATTGGCTACTTGCTACCAATACATAG ATGAAAAGAGGAATGTCGAAGCCTATCAAATGCTTCTGAATCTCTTTGAAATGATTCACATTGACAACATGAAGGTCCTCAAGGCCCTGATTTACGCCAAGGATGATATCCAACCACTGATGGATGGCTCTAATAAGAGAAGG GTCCATCTTGATGTATTGAGAAGGAAGAACGTGCTATTGCTCATATCTGGCCTTGACATTTCGAATGATGAGCTTGCGATTCTTGAACAGATATACAATGAATCCAGTCACCACGGAACTAGGCTGGATAGTCAGTATGACCTGGTCTGGATCCCAATTACAGACCATTCAGTTCAATGGACTGATCCACTGAAAGAAAAATTTGAGAGCTTGCAGAATTCAATGCCATGGTACACAGTGTACCATCCTTCATTGATTGATAAGGCAGCCATTAGGTTCATTAAGGAGGTGTGGCACTTCAGGAACAAGCCTATTCTTGTGGTGCTTGACCCTCAAGGAAAGGTGGTTAGCCCAAATGCACTCCACATGATGTGGATTTGGGGAAGCAATGCCTTCCCTTTCACCAGCTTGAGAGAGGAATCTTTGTGGAGGGAAGAGACATGGAGGCTGGAGCTTCTGGTTGATGGCATTGACCCAGTGATTCTTAATTGG ATTAAGGAAGAGAAGTACATTTTCATGTACGGAGGGGACGATGTTGAATGGGTGAGGAAGTTCACGAACACAGCACGTGCTGTTGCTCAGGCAGCCAGCATTCCCCTTGAGATGGTCTATGTGGGGAAGAGCAGAAAGAGGGAGCAAATCCGGCGAGTCATGGGGACAATTAATGTGGAGAAGCTCAGTTACGCCTGGCAAGACCTTACCATGATATGGTTCTTTTGGACCAGGCTAGAGAGCATGCTCTTCTCCAAGATTCAGCTAGGCAAGGTTGACGACCATGATCCTATGATGCAAGCAATCAAGAAGTTACTTAGCTACGACAGAGAAGGTGGATGGGCTGTGCTTAGCAAGGGCTCTAGTGTTGTCGTCAATGGCCATGGCACCACAGTTTTGCCAACATTGGTCGAGTATGACTTGTGGAAGGAGCAAGTGCCAGTTAAGGGTTTTGATTTGGCCTTCCAAGAGCACCATGAAAATCTTCATGATATTGTTCATCCTTGCTCCCGCTTTGAGTTCCCAATAACTGCTGGTAGGATCCCCGAGACCTTGAAATGCCCCGAGTGCAACCGCTCCATGGAGAAATTCACCACTTTCCTTTGCTGCCATGACGCGCTGCTCCAGTAG
- the LOC133671630 gene encoding glycerol-3-phosphate dehydrogenase [NAD(+)] isoform X2, whose translation MCLRFPLYHPLHSYFSPLPFSPTFTLFVSSSSFFMAPPAAMEETAPTFNLLSNINDGNNAASQISRVTVVGSGNWGSVAAKLIASNTLKLASFHDEVRMWVFEETLPTGQKLTEVINQTNENVKYLPGIKLGKNVVADPDLDNAVRDANMLVFVTPHQFMEGICKRLVGKLKDDVVAISLIKGMEVKMEGPHMISTLISEQLRVNCCVLMGANIANEIAVEKFSEATVGHRENREVAEKWVRLFSTPYFVVTPVQDVEGVELCGTLKNVVALAAGFVDGLEMGNNTKAAIMRIGLREMRAFSKLLFSSVKDSTFFESCGVADLITTCLGGRNRRVAEAFAKNGGKRSFDELEAEMLQGQKLQGVSTAREVYEVLRHRGWLELFPLFATVHEISAGRLPPSAIVEYNEHKPNCSLVEGSAQYF comes from the exons ATGTGCCTTCGGTTTCCTCTATATCATCCCCTCCACTCCTACTTTTCTCCTCTACCC TTCTCTCCCACTTTTACTCTTTttgtctcttcttcttctttcttcatgGCTCCTCCTGCTGCCATGGAAGAAACTGCACCAACTTTTAACCTTCTCTCCAATATTAATGATGGTAATAATGCTGCTTCACAGATATCTAGAGTCACTGTTGTTGGCAGTGGCAATTGGGGTAGTGTTGCCGCTAAGCTCATTGCTTCTAACACCCTCAAGCTTGCTTCTTTTCATG ATGAAGTGAGGATGTGGGTGTTTGAGGAGACATTGCCAACTGGTCAGAAGCTCACCGAGGTCATCAATCAAACCAAT GAAAACGTAAAATATCTCCCTGGCATAAAGCTTGGCAAAAACGTAGTTGCGGACCCTGACCTTGACAATGCAG TGCGGGATGCAAACATGTTGGTATTTGTGACCCCACATCAATTCATGGAGGGTATATGCAAGAGACTTGTCGGAAAGCTAAAGGATGATGTGGTGGCTATTTCACTCATCAAAGGCATGGAGGTCAAGATGGAAGGTCCACACATGATTTCCACTCTCATCTCTGAGCAGCTCAGGGTTAATTGTTGTGTGCTGATGGGAGCGAACATTGCAAATGAg ATTGCTGTCGAGAAGTTCAGTGAAGCAACAGTTGGACACAGAGAAAACAGAGAAGTTGCAGAAAAATGGGTTCGGTTATTTAGTACCCCTTATTTCGTGGTCACACCT GTTCAAGATGTGGAGGGAGTTGAACTGTGTGGGACTTTGAAGAATGTTGTGGCTTTAGCAGCAG GTTTTGTGGACGGTCTGGAAATGGGAAATAACACGAAG GCTGCGATAATGAGAATTGGTCTAAGGGAGATGAGAGCCTTTTCCAAATTACTGTTTTCCTCTGTTAAGGACAGCACATTCTTTGAAAGCTGCGGTGTAGCTGATCTCATCACAACATGCT TGGGAGGAAGAAACAGGAGAGTTGCAGAGGCTTTTGCTAAGAATGGAGGAAAAAG GTCTTTTGATGAGCTTGAAGCAGAGATGTTGCAGGGCCAAAAGTTACAG GGTGTCTCAACTGCAAGAGAAGTTTATGAAGTTTTAAGGCACCGTGGATGGCTAGAGCTGTTTCCACTTTTTGCAACAGTACATGAGATCTCCGCTGGACGTCTTCCACCATCAGCTATAGTAGAATATAACGAGCACAAGCCTAACTGCTCCCTGGTAGAAGGCTCTGCTCAATACTTTTAA
- the LOC133671630 gene encoding glycerol-3-phosphate dehydrogenase [NAD(+)] isoform X1 encodes MAPPAAMEETAPTFNLLSNINDGNNAASQISRVTVVGSGNWGSVAAKLIASNTLKLASFHDEVRMWVFEETLPTGQKLTEVINQTNENVKYLPGIKLGKNVVADPDLDNAVRDANMLVFVTPHQFMEGICKRLVGKLKDDVVAISLIKGMEVKMEGPHMISTLISEQLRVNCCVLMGANIANEIAVEKFSEATVGHRENREVAEKWVRLFSTPYFVVTPVQDVEGVELCGTLKNVVALAAGFVDGLEMGNNTKAAIMRIGLREMRAFSKLLFSSVKDSTFFESCGVADLITTCLGGRNRRVAEAFAKNGGKRSFDELEAEMLQGQKLQGVSTAREVYEVLRHRGWLELFPLFATVHEISAGRLPPSAIVEYNEHKPNCSLV; translated from the exons atgGCTCCTCCTGCTGCCATGGAAGAAACTGCACCAACTTTTAACCTTCTCTCCAATATTAATGATGGTAATAATGCTGCTTCACAGATATCTAGAGTCACTGTTGTTGGCAGTGGCAATTGGGGTAGTGTTGCCGCTAAGCTCATTGCTTCTAACACCCTCAAGCTTGCTTCTTTTCATG ATGAAGTGAGGATGTGGGTGTTTGAGGAGACATTGCCAACTGGTCAGAAGCTCACCGAGGTCATCAATCAAACCAAT GAAAACGTAAAATATCTCCCTGGCATAAAGCTTGGCAAAAACGTAGTTGCGGACCCTGACCTTGACAATGCAG TGCGGGATGCAAACATGTTGGTATTTGTGACCCCACATCAATTCATGGAGGGTATATGCAAGAGACTTGTCGGAAAGCTAAAGGATGATGTGGTGGCTATTTCACTCATCAAAGGCATGGAGGTCAAGATGGAAGGTCCACACATGATTTCCACTCTCATCTCTGAGCAGCTCAGGGTTAATTGTTGTGTGCTGATGGGAGCGAACATTGCAAATGAg ATTGCTGTCGAGAAGTTCAGTGAAGCAACAGTTGGACACAGAGAAAACAGAGAAGTTGCAGAAAAATGGGTTCGGTTATTTAGTACCCCTTATTTCGTGGTCACACCT GTTCAAGATGTGGAGGGAGTTGAACTGTGTGGGACTTTGAAGAATGTTGTGGCTTTAGCAGCAG GTTTTGTGGACGGTCTGGAAATGGGAAATAACACGAAG GCTGCGATAATGAGAATTGGTCTAAGGGAGATGAGAGCCTTTTCCAAATTACTGTTTTCCTCTGTTAAGGACAGCACATTCTTTGAAAGCTGCGGTGTAGCTGATCTCATCACAACATGCT TGGGAGGAAGAAACAGGAGAGTTGCAGAGGCTTTTGCTAAGAATGGAGGAAAAAG GTCTTTTGATGAGCTTGAAGCAGAGATGTTGCAGGGCCAAAAGTTACAG GGTGTCTCAACTGCAAGAGAAGTTTATGAAGTTTTAAGGCACCGTGGATGGCTAGAGCTGTTTCCACTTTTTGCAACAGTACATGAGATCTCCGCTGGACGTCTTCCACCATCAGCTATAGTAGAATATAACGAGCACAAGCCTAACTGCTCCCTG GTGTAA